One genomic segment of Brevibacillus laterosporus LMG 15441 includes these proteins:
- a CDS encoding M23 family metallopeptidase, whose protein sequence is MKRSIYPPILLVAALGVSLTACGKPVVHQSEKTEVVQKKETGSIMQPIKPKQFGEVFLDEEYERIHAQMTKEFQQQVSSEELKQLAHPFQEGITGYTLQADVPIGNGYQQYLWLDQSGTKGLSAIFNQQQKINGLKIMPLKAFPQTDQAFTKNVFTPPVKQDWFVFWGGTNELFNYHYEQENQRYAYDLVIMKDGKTYQGDPSKNESYYAYGQEVSAAADGKVVKVENKIPDNVPVGTTNKTELLGNHVIIDHGNGEYSVTAHLKTGSLKVKVGDKVKRGEIIGLCGNSGNSSEAHIHFQVSNSPEVMNNKSIRIKWEGNANPIRGEYMKKGS, encoded by the coding sequence ATGAAACGATCTATTTACCCGCCTATCCTTTTAGTAGCTGCGCTGGGAGTCAGTCTCACTGCTTGCGGGAAGCCGGTGGTTCATCAGTCTGAGAAAACAGAAGTAGTGCAAAAAAAGGAGACGGGAAGCATCATGCAGCCGATCAAGCCGAAGCAATTCGGTGAAGTATTTTTAGACGAGGAGTATGAACGAATCCATGCACAAATGACCAAGGAATTTCAGCAGCAAGTAAGCTCAGAGGAATTGAAGCAACTCGCCCATCCATTTCAGGAGGGAATAACAGGCTATACGTTACAGGCTGATGTACCAATAGGAAATGGTTATCAGCAATATCTATGGCTGGATCAAAGTGGTACAAAGGGATTAAGTGCTATATTTAACCAGCAACAAAAAATTAATGGACTAAAAATTATGCCACTAAAGGCTTTTCCACAAACGGATCAGGCCTTTACAAAAAATGTCTTCACTCCTCCTGTCAAACAGGATTGGTTTGTCTTTTGGGGAGGGACAAACGAATTATTTAACTACCATTATGAGCAAGAAAATCAGCGTTATGCTTACGATTTGGTTATCATGAAGGATGGCAAGACCTATCAGGGTGACCCGTCTAAGAATGAAAGCTACTATGCTTACGGGCAGGAGGTGAGTGCTGCGGCGGATGGCAAGGTAGTGAAGGTGGAAAATAAAATCCCTGATAACGTACCCGTTGGCACAACGAATAAAACAGAACTGCTTGGTAACCATGTGATTATAGACCATGGAAATGGCGAGTATAGTGTCACTGCACATTTAAAAACAGGCTCTCTTAAAGTAAAAGTAGGAGATAAGGTGAAACGAGGTGAGATCATTGGATTGTGCGGAAATTCAGGTAATTCTAGTGAAGCACATATTCATTTTCAAGTTTCTAACTCACCTGAGGTTATGAATAATAAGTCCATTCGCATTAAGTGGGAAGGGAATGCGAATCCGATTCGCGGCGAATACATGAAAAAAGGCTCGTAG
- a CDS encoding response regulator transcription factor, translated as MLHAQLLVVDDELAIGKMLRTVLSKEGFEHVDVAISAEDALNACQNKTYDLILLDVMLPGKSGVEICPLLRVYTNAPILFVTAKNTDLDKLSGFAVGADDYITKPFHPLEVVARIKAHLRRYLQSTEREPIAVNPTTVYDFGHFLLDEQAGEVRVANKVVDFPAQVYQLLLFLCQNPNRIFSKQQLYEHVWGHNSFSDDNTVMVHIHRIRERIEPIPSNPIYLVTIRGLGYKLLQRGAKPV; from the coding sequence ATGCTTCATGCACAACTTTTGGTGGTGGACGATGAGCTAGCCATCGGTAAAATGCTAAGAACCGTTCTTTCTAAAGAAGGATTTGAGCATGTGGATGTGGCAATCTCAGCCGAAGATGCCTTGAATGCCTGTCAGAATAAAACCTATGATCTTATCTTATTGGACGTCATGCTACCTGGAAAAAGCGGCGTAGAGATATGTCCATTACTGCGAGTGTATACCAATGCTCCCATTCTGTTTGTAACAGCGAAAAATACCGATTTAGACAAATTATCCGGCTTTGCGGTGGGTGCAGACGATTACATTACCAAACCCTTTCATCCCTTAGAGGTGGTAGCCCGTATAAAAGCCCATCTACGTCGTTACCTACAATCAACGGAACGAGAACCCATAGCAGTAAATCCGACCACGGTCTATGATTTCGGCCACTTTCTACTAGATGAACAAGCTGGGGAAGTGAGGGTCGCTAATAAGGTTGTCGATTTCCCCGCTCAGGTTTATCAGCTCCTGCTATTTTTATGCCAGAATCCGAATCGGATTTTTAGTAAGCAACAGCTTTACGAGCATGTCTGGGGGCACAATTCCTTTTCTGATGACAATACAGTAATGGTGCATATTCATCGGATTCGTGAGCGAATTGAACCAATACCAAGCAATCCAATCTATCTAGTTACAATTAGAGGACTTGGTTACAAGCTACTCCAGCGTGGGGCTAAACCAGTATGA
- a CDS encoding sensor histidine kinase, with protein sequence MNMKNRLILQFISLLLVASFISIGFVTVAFSFMHAKINELEMSRDFTRAGLSNLVTTLRLENGNITFDPDMLAQVKKSGGWLQTIDENGMVTSSYLTPPDVPNHYRPGEIHAIWNGEKQFPYSLYIWIEPKDGVTYTLLYGVTYKEAELLKQISKAATLQSGSVAIPASLEQELLQSNMWLQLLDANGTEIASLLKPPNALNHYSVQELTLRIQYPARYQERIFTTYDDQTKQTWILHAPATASGTTTSLFSLSSEGQIAGVTIVVLLIAIITVFLLLSLWYGHRFGTPMLHLLEWLNQIAKGTYKEPQDRNGLPKSLTKSGHYKRNYRIYQEVMFSMHHLVACLQRNNEIRNQLEKTREEWIAGVSHDLKTPLSSILGYSKMLENKNYEWTPEEIRDFGSTMSEKSTYMDALINDLSMTYRLKNGAYSLTFTSQDINELVRRSIISFLNHPQFQEASLTFRPALPTIHYPVDSYAFQRMVDNVIANAILHNPVGTPIEICLLACETDDPNVEGFTLTIRDGGTGMNPEVAHQLFERYYRGTNTDRLTQGTGLGMAIAKELALAHGGEIQVASELGKGTSIAFTFQKEKDLLPSYHLKNLFTHSN encoded by the coding sequence ATGAATATGAAAAATCGTCTCATTCTTCAATTCATTTCCTTATTATTGGTCGCCTCCTTCATCTCGATTGGCTTCGTCACGGTGGCTTTTTCATTTATGCACGCTAAAATCAATGAGCTAGAGATGAGCCGGGATTTTACTCGTGCAGGTTTATCCAATTTAGTAACCACCCTACGCTTAGAGAACGGAAATATTACTTTTGATCCCGATATGCTGGCTCAGGTGAAAAAGTCGGGAGGCTGGCTGCAAACCATTGACGAAAATGGAATGGTGACCTCTAGCTATCTGACCCCTCCTGATGTGCCGAATCACTATAGGCCTGGAGAAATTCATGCCATTTGGAACGGGGAAAAGCAGTTTCCATACTCTCTGTACATCTGGATCGAGCCGAAAGATGGCGTAACCTACACACTGTTATATGGGGTTACATATAAGGAGGCAGAGCTGCTGAAACAAATTAGCAAAGCTGCAACCCTGCAATCAGGGAGTGTAGCTATTCCCGCCTCCTTGGAGCAGGAACTGCTTCAAAGCAATATGTGGCTTCAACTCCTTGATGCAAACGGAACAGAAATAGCTTCCTTATTGAAACCACCTAATGCCCTGAACCACTATTCTGTACAAGAATTAACGCTGAGGATACAGTATCCAGCACGCTATCAAGAGCGTATTTTTACCACCTATGATGATCAAACAAAACAAACCTGGATTCTCCATGCACCTGCCACTGCTTCGGGTACTACTACAAGCTTGTTTTCTCTTTCCTCCGAAGGTCAGATTGCTGGGGTCACCATCGTTGTCCTACTGATTGCTATTATTACGGTATTTTTATTATTATCTCTTTGGTACGGACATCGGTTTGGCACGCCAATGCTACACTTATTAGAATGGCTGAATCAGATAGCAAAAGGAACCTATAAGGAGCCCCAAGACAGAAATGGTCTACCTAAAAGTCTCACCAAGTCCGGTCACTATAAACGCAACTATCGCATTTATCAGGAAGTTATGTTCTCCATGCATCATCTCGTGGCATGCTTACAACGTAACAACGAAATCCGAAATCAATTAGAAAAAACTCGCGAGGAATGGATAGCCGGAGTCTCGCATGATTTAAAGACTCCTCTTTCCTCCATACTGGGTTATTCCAAAATGCTGGAGAATAAAAACTATGAATGGACACCGGAGGAAATTCGTGACTTCGGCTCAACTATGAGCGAAAAATCTACTTACATGGATGCCCTGATAAATGATTTGAGCATGACCTACCGTTTAAAAAACGGAGCTTATTCGCTTACTTTTACCTCTCAGGATATTAATGAGCTTGTTCGGCGTTCTATTATTTCCTTTTTGAATCATCCTCAATTTCAGGAGGCCTCCCTTACCTTTCGTCCGGCTTTACCAACGATTCATTATCCTGTAGACTCGTACGCCTTTCAGCGTATGGTTGATAATGTGATTGCAAATGCCATCCTACATAATCCTGTCGGTACACCTATAGAGATTTGCTTACTAGCTTGTGAAACGGATGATCCAAATGTAGAGGGCTTCACGTTAACAATTCGCGATGGTGGTACAGGAATGAATCCCGAGGTTGCCCACCAATTATTCGAACGCTACTATCGGGGGACCAATACAGACCGTCTGACTCAGGGAACTGGATTGGGTATGGCTATTGCCAAAGAATTAGCATTGGCACATGGAGGAGAAATTCAAGTGGCAAGTGAGCTTGGGAAGGGAACATCTATTGCGTTTACATTTCAAAAAGAGAAGGATTTATTGCCTTCTTATCATCTAAAAAACCTCTTCACCCACAGTAATTAA
- a CDS encoding FAD-dependent oxidoreductase → MLSHIFQPIQIATLQLPNRVIMGSMHVGLEALDHGYERLTAFYVERAKGEAGLIVTGGAAVLPEGGGGAGFTNIYADEHIPPLYNMTRAVHEAGGRIALQLFHAGRYAYKEMTGLDPVAPSPLQAPINRTAPIEMDEELILHTIQAFADAARRAKEAGFDAVEIMGSEGYLVNQFLSPVTNQRSDGWGGDLKRRARFGLEIARQVKKAVGPEYPVLFRMSGLDVMPNSTTVEETVQFAVWLEELGIDALNIGIGWHESQVPTISMMVPRASYVWVAKEIKAAVGIPVIASNRINDVRLANQIVAEGHSDLVSMARPFLADPYIVAKSRAGRFAEVNTCIACNQACLDHIFEGKTASCLVNPLAGREWDISITPAEKTKKVAVIGAGPAGLEAARVLALRGHDVSLWERNNRLGGQLNFASQVPGKSEFKETLRYYENELRRLGVKVHLGEEATSDKLVAEGVSEVVLATGVIPRSPELPGKELPHVVSYADVFTGKVPVGQQVVIIGAGGIACDLSHLLVTNTTLSAEAGQYLAEYGIVSAKSYGSMQYNKRSITLLRRGKHVGTGLGKTTRWAVLALLKRHGVVMKTEIEYKEILPDGVRIIEKGQEAIIPADTVIIAAGSTPNRILADSLPAEMKVHLIGGAREAGELDAKRAIWEGMSVGREV, encoded by the coding sequence ATGCTATCACATATTTTTCAGCCAATTCAAATTGCAACACTACAGTTGCCTAACCGTGTGATTATGGGGTCCATGCATGTGGGCTTGGAAGCATTAGATCATGGATATGAGCGCCTTACTGCTTTTTATGTAGAACGAGCAAAGGGAGAAGCAGGCTTAATTGTTACGGGAGGAGCCGCAGTGTTGCCAGAGGGAGGTGGCGGAGCGGGCTTTACGAACATTTATGCAGATGAGCATATTCCACCACTGTATAATATGACTCGTGCTGTCCATGAAGCTGGTGGAAGGATTGCGCTACAGCTTTTTCATGCCGGGCGTTATGCTTACAAGGAAATGACAGGTCTCGACCCTGTAGCTCCTTCTCCATTACAAGCACCTATTAATCGAACTGCCCCTATTGAAATGGATGAGGAATTAATTTTACATACCATTCAAGCTTTTGCAGATGCAGCCCGCCGAGCGAAGGAAGCAGGCTTTGATGCAGTTGAAATCATGGGCTCAGAGGGGTACTTAGTTAATCAATTTTTGTCACCTGTGACCAATCAGCGTTCAGATGGATGGGGAGGAGATTTAAAACGACGTGCGCGATTTGGATTGGAGATAGCTAGGCAGGTTAAGAAAGCGGTTGGTCCAGAGTATCCTGTCCTTTTTCGAATGTCTGGACTTGATGTTATGCCAAACAGTACGACAGTAGAAGAAACGGTTCAATTTGCAGTATGGCTGGAGGAACTAGGTATTGATGCCTTAAATATTGGCATTGGCTGGCACGAGTCGCAAGTGCCCACCATTTCCATGATGGTTCCTCGTGCTTCGTATGTTTGGGTAGCAAAGGAAATCAAAGCGGCAGTGGGTATTCCGGTTATTGCTAGTAATCGCATAAACGATGTTCGTTTGGCAAATCAAATCGTCGCAGAGGGACATAGTGATCTTGTTTCCATGGCTCGGCCTTTTTTGGCAGACCCGTATATTGTAGCCAAGAGCAGAGCCGGGCGTTTTGCTGAGGTTAATACATGCATTGCCTGTAATCAGGCTTGTCTCGACCACATTTTTGAAGGAAAAACAGCTTCTTGTTTAGTTAATCCATTAGCAGGTCGTGAATGGGACATTAGCATTACACCAGCGGAAAAGACCAAGAAGGTGGCAGTTATCGGAGCAGGTCCGGCTGGGCTGGAGGCAGCGCGTGTGCTAGCATTGCGTGGGCATGACGTGTCATTGTGGGAGAGGAATAATCGGTTAGGGGGACAGCTTAATTTTGCCAGTCAGGTTCCTGGGAAGAGCGAATTTAAGGAAACACTCCGCTACTACGAGAATGAGCTACGTAGACTAGGGGTAAAGGTACATCTGGGAGAGGAGGCCACCAGCGATAAGCTTGTCGCTGAAGGGGTAAGTGAAGTCGTCCTTGCTACCGGGGTAATACCACGATCACCTGAGCTTCCGGGGAAGGAGCTGCCGCATGTCGTAAGCTATGCCGATGTCTTTACAGGAAAGGTACCCGTGGGTCAGCAGGTAGTGATCATTGGGGCAGGGGGAATTGCCTGCGATTTATCACATCTACTGGTAACGAACACCACGCTTTCAGCAGAAGCAGGTCAATATTTAGCGGAGTATGGGATCGTATCAGCGAAATCATATGGTAGCATGCAATATAACAAGCGTTCTATCACGCTTTTGCGTCGAGGCAAACATGTTGGTACGGGATTAGGCAAAACCACTCGCTGGGCCGTTCTAGCGTTGTTAAAGAGACACGGAGTAGTGATGAAAACGGAAATTGAGTATAAAGAAATTTTACCGGATGGCGTTCGTATTATAGAGAAAGGACAAGAAGCAATCATTCCGGCAGATACGGTGATAATAGCAGCTGGAAGTACACCGAATCGCATACTGGCAGATTCTTTGCCAGCAGAAATGAAGGTTCATCTGATTGGTGGAGCGAGGGAAGCTGGGGAATTGGATGCGAAACGAGCCATTTGGGAGGGCATGAGCGTAGGGAGAGAAGTATAG
- a CDS encoding NAD(P)-dependent oxidoreductase: MTYKKLEEILLDTIGFIGLGTMGLPMVQNLLKAGFPVHVVSRSRGPIDKAVSLGAVEAKNPADLVEKVDILLTCLPLPSTIEEVYFGENGILSADLTGTLVIDHSTISPLLNQRVYDAITAKGGSYMDAPISGGPMGATTGTLAIMCGGLENDYERAKPVFEALGTNLFYLGKIGNGSIAKLMNNYLIGVHTAALAETFILATKAGVDTTQLYEVLSASTGDSKMLHRIVPLVHQRDFDARFSNQLLYKDMRIAGELAKAYELDMPINKLAEQMYQQASEKYPMEDMAALFKIYEEKTRIMVKEKALD; the protein is encoded by the coding sequence ATGACCTATAAAAAATTGGAGGAGATTCTACTGGATACAATTGGATTTATTGGACTAGGTACGATGGGACTGCCTATGGTACAAAATTTACTTAAAGCTGGATTTCCTGTGCATGTTGTTTCGAGAAGTCGCGGCCCTATAGACAAAGCTGTTTCTCTAGGTGCCGTTGAAGCTAAAAACCCTGCCGATCTGGTGGAAAAGGTAGATATTTTACTTACCTGCCTACCTCTTCCTTCTACAATTGAAGAAGTTTATTTTGGCGAAAATGGCATTCTAAGCGCTGATCTGACAGGGACATTGGTGATTGATCACTCCACGATAAGCCCGTTATTAAATCAACGCGTGTATGACGCTATCACAGCAAAGGGAGGATCTTATATGGATGCTCCGATCAGCGGCGGTCCGATGGGAGCTACTACCGGTACCCTAGCTATCATGTGTGGCGGATTAGAAAACGATTACGAGCGAGCTAAACCAGTATTTGAAGCACTCGGAACAAATTTGTTTTACCTAGGAAAAATCGGTAATGGTAGTATTGCTAAGCTGATGAATAACTATTTGATTGGTGTACATACGGCTGCTTTAGCAGAAACCTTCATATTAGCTACCAAAGCAGGGGTTGATACAACTCAGTTGTATGAGGTGCTGTCAGCAAGTACGGGAGATAGCAAAATGCTGCATCGAATCGTTCCATTGGTACACCAACGTGACTTTGATGCACGCTTTAGCAATCAATTGTTATACAAAGACATGCGGATTGCTGGGGAATTAGCAAAAGCCTACGAGCTGGACATGCCGATCAATAAGCTGGCTGAACAAATGTATCAGCAAGCTAGCGAAAAATATCCAATGGAGGATATGGCCGCTTTATTTAAAATTTATGAAGAAAAGACCCGAATTATGGTAAAAGAAAAGGCTCTCGATTGA
- a CDS encoding LCP family protein: MQETVANTSKRTASKPKKPKKKKTKLRIILLTLLALFILGGGAYAYYVYQTFDKAIEKATEDPYQDVNNVLPVDTSYSSNKPISVVLLGRDSRPETGSANTDVMIVGVIDPDTKKVTMISIPRDTRVKIPGYRGYHKVNAVFANGEAERRQAKAKGETPTENGITLTKKTLEQVLGIPVNHYVEVDFNGFKAVVDAVGGVEVNIDRRLVYDDPTDNTHINLNPGRQVLNGKNTLDYVRHRHDNRGTKYYSNDFDRNQRQQEVIKAIMNKMLSIEGFAKLPKVIETTGDHIHTDFSKEQILGIANDFKSFNMDNFVVVDSGAFWSSSTSYTLLPTSKKDEIRQTLQAAMRLDSNEMAKIDYNDSPFDNQVVEYVNNSKSKKKQQSTKSKQSSNKVQSEAKDSDTTKNGNEQQGNEQDLLNGNGQNGANDSGNNGLDNNNGSSGQSESNSPPADIIDAPNFQQNTPASNHEMAPPPVNITPPSGASSPSVGRATLPESQVS; this comes from the coding sequence ATGCAAGAAACGGTTGCGAACACGAGTAAGCGCACCGCTTCCAAACCGAAGAAACCTAAGAAAAAGAAGACAAAGCTACGCATAATTCTTCTCACCCTGTTAGCCTTATTCATTTTGGGTGGTGGGGCCTATGCCTATTATGTGTACCAGACATTCGATAAAGCTATAGAGAAGGCAACGGAAGACCCTTATCAAGATGTAAACAATGTGCTGCCTGTTGATACGAGCTATAGCTCAAACAAACCTATCTCTGTTGTACTGTTAGGACGAGATTCGAGGCCAGAGACAGGCTCGGCTAATACCGATGTAATGATTGTTGGGGTTATTGATCCTGATACGAAAAAAGTGACAATGATCTCCATTCCCCGAGATACCCGAGTCAAAATTCCAGGCTACCGCGGATATCATAAGGTGAATGCAGTATTTGCCAACGGAGAGGCTGAACGCCGTCAGGCGAAAGCAAAAGGGGAAACACCTACCGAAAATGGGATCACCCTAACGAAAAAAACGCTTGAGCAGGTGCTAGGCATTCCGGTTAACCACTATGTTGAGGTTGATTTTAATGGATTCAAAGCGGTCGTGGATGCGGTAGGTGGAGTGGAAGTCAACATAGATCGTCGACTTGTATATGACGATCCTACTGATAACACCCATATTAACCTTAATCCGGGGCGCCAGGTGCTGAATGGTAAGAATACACTTGATTATGTGCGACACCGTCACGATAATCGTGGCACCAAGTATTATTCCAATGACTTTGATCGAAACCAACGTCAGCAGGAAGTAATTAAGGCGATTATGAATAAGATGCTGTCGATCGAAGGCTTTGCTAAATTGCCTAAAGTAATTGAAACCACTGGTGATCATATCCACACTGATTTTAGCAAGGAACAAATACTAGGCATTGCCAATGACTTTAAAAGCTTTAACATGGATAATTTCGTCGTAGTAGACAGTGGAGCCTTCTGGAGCTCAAGTACAAGCTACACATTGCTACCAACGAGCAAAAAAGATGAGATTCGTCAAACCTTACAAGCTGCTATGAGGCTAGACAGCAATGAGATGGCTAAAATTGATTACAACGACTCTCCGTTTGATAATCAAGTAGTGGAATATGTAAATAATTCCAAATCGAAAAAGAAGCAGCAATCGACGAAATCTAAGCAATCAAGCAACAAGGTTCAATCGGAAGCGAAAGACTCCGATACAACCAAAAATGGGAATGAGCAGCAAGGTAACGAACAAGACCTATTAAATGGTAATGGACAAAATGGTGCAAATGATTCCGGAAATAATGGATTAGATAACAATAATGGAAGCTCAGGACAGTCGGAGAGTAATTCGCCGCCAGCCGATATTATTGACGCCCCTAATTTCCAGCAAAATACCCCAGCTTCTAATCACGAAATGGCGCCTCCACCGGTAAATATTACGCCACCATCAGGTGCGAGCTCACCTTCTGTTGGAAGGGCAACACTTCCCGAGAGCCAAGTGTCCTAA
- a CDS encoding SEC-C metal-binding domain-containing protein, with protein MSVGRNELCPCGSGKKYKKCCGVVTDIAQVRMAREQKLRKEFATWTERLTKYVVQHVNDIEISRARDRFAQETGLTLKELFQPRWMDHFMNWYVFDVKNEGVSVLEHFIGQYGKRMDQDIKEGLLHLQLGLYEITSVTEDMTVVTDLYTNQEHNLISSQSVALKPGQLLLARLIPLGYRDSIFSGSLMVSATLKNELLTIVKNMESSGREAVSLALYKRLNEQGVSYEQEPEEESMVRFVYEGVHAPEIRRLLKTHGSFESKKQEPSQETWVYASQKDEFLIRSLDSALLELHEIAAELILEQNRLTIEGYKPGVEQASDALKLGTPTEEIAINGLTSTGTKLAKGTLFITSAPTLPPKVLQWAVQSYFTEKWLQTSQMELQDVPPLLVAASDKQELKSALTQILDKLEHEEAMGQGIARFMNIEVLKTKLSMPNHLHHIANLLDRPLIEGLPESIFTVRPEVLADIASFVEEMTAGKSELTMKKYDETMNLFRTFIRNAFGPTFDWNALRIQHVAYFLAHDVLERVDTPSKTLANNLLSVLTAFFKWLDKKHQTLLTADMLNVISQLKEDLPEAYRMRTLLTKEANHSLHQSSLQPQVVLEEMLAYAGKKQPEHALMRQNGEQLSFVTEQEIVMSEGWSIFAIAGLVEDGTLRLYGAPEIYPPAITELVIAATKQKA; from the coding sequence ATGTCAGTCGGTAGAAATGAACTGTGTCCATGTGGCAGCGGTAAGAAATATAAAAAGTGCTGTGGTGTTGTGACGGACATTGCTCAGGTACGCATGGCTCGCGAGCAAAAGCTCCGCAAAGAGTTTGCTACTTGGACAGAACGTCTAACGAAATATGTGGTGCAGCATGTCAATGATATAGAAATAAGCAGGGCTAGAGATCGTTTTGCACAAGAAACGGGCCTTACCCTAAAAGAGCTGTTCCAACCACGCTGGATGGACCATTTTATGAATTGGTATGTGTTCGATGTGAAAAACGAGGGTGTTTCTGTCCTTGAACATTTCATCGGTCAATACGGTAAACGAATGGATCAAGATATAAAAGAAGGTTTATTACATCTTCAATTGGGTCTATATGAGATTACATCTGTTACAGAAGATATGACTGTTGTTACTGATTTGTACACCAATCAGGAGCACAATCTAATCTCTTCCCAATCTGTTGCGCTAAAGCCAGGCCAACTCCTGCTTGCTAGATTAATTCCGCTAGGCTATCGTGATTCTATCTTCTCAGGCAGTCTCATGGTAAGCGCTACGCTAAAAAATGAATTGCTAACGATAGTGAAAAATATGGAAAGTTCCGGTAGAGAAGCTGTGTCACTAGCTCTTTACAAGCGTTTAAATGAGCAGGGTGTAAGCTATGAGCAGGAGCCTGAGGAAGAGAGTATGGTTCGCTTTGTTTATGAAGGCGTGCATGCTCCTGAAATCAGACGCTTATTAAAAACACACGGGTCCTTTGAATCCAAAAAGCAAGAGCCTTCTCAGGAGACTTGGGTATATGCTTCGCAAAAGGATGAATTCCTGATTCGCTCTTTAGACAGTGCCTTGTTGGAACTTCATGAAATTGCAGCAGAATTGATTTTAGAACAAAATCGACTAACAATTGAAGGCTATAAACCAGGCGTTGAACAGGCAAGTGATGCGCTTAAACTAGGTACCCCAACTGAAGAGATAGCGATTAATGGATTAACCTCGACAGGAACAAAGCTAGCGAAGGGTACATTATTCATCACAAGTGCGCCTACATTACCGCCTAAAGTATTACAATGGGCAGTTCAGAGTTACTTTACAGAGAAGTGGTTGCAGACGTCTCAGATGGAGCTTCAGGATGTACCGCCATTGCTGGTAGCCGCTTCTGATAAACAAGAGTTAAAAAGTGCCCTTACTCAAATCTTAGACAAGCTAGAGCATGAGGAAGCGATGGGACAAGGCATTGCGCGCTTTATGAATATTGAAGTGCTAAAGACCAAACTGTCCATGCCGAATCATTTGCATCATATTGCTAATCTGTTGGATCGTCCGTTAATCGAAGGTTTACCGGAAAGCATTTTTACGGTTCGCCCAGAAGTGCTGGCTGACATAGCTTCTTTCGTAGAGGAAATGACAGCAGGAAAATCTGAGCTAACAATGAAAAAATACGATGAGACGATGAACCTGTTCCGCACATTTATTCGTAATGCTTTTGGTCCTACTTTTGATTGGAACGCATTACGTATTCAGCATGTTGCTTATTTCTTAGCGCATGATGTGCTGGAACGTGTTGATACGCCGTCCAAAACGTTAGCGAACAATCTGCTTTCCGTTCTAACAGCGTTCTTCAAATGGTTAGATAAAAAGCACCAGACCTTATTAACTGCTGATATGCTGAACGTAATTAGTCAGCTTAAAGAGGATCTGCCTGAGGCATATCGTATGCGCACGTTGTTAACCAAGGAAGCGAATCATTCTCTACACCAATCCTCTCTGCAACCGCAGGTGGTGCTAGAAGAAATGTTAGCTTATGCTGGGAAAAAACAACCTGAGCATGCCTTGATGCGTCAAAATGGTGAACAACTATCATTTGTAACAGAACAAGAAATAGTGATGAGCGAGGGCTGGAGCATATTTGCAATCGCTGGGCTTGTAGAGGATGGTACACTCCGTCTCTATGGTGCCCCAGAGATTTATCCACCCGCTATTACTGAATTAGTGATAGCTGCTACTAAACAAAAAGCGTAA
- a CDS encoding undecaprenyl-diphosphatase, producing MDSTVVQALSSFAASYSVVGWISIFLAKYAEYLFYLSIPVYWFFGNRKNKRMIIQTTIVCCISMGISWVLGHLIYRERPFVTLPLTPLVPHDANASFPSDHATAALAIAATYWYYIKPKGKRFWMVLAVGVSLSRVFIGVHYLTDVLSGMVLGMSCAYAIHSLLPRFPRVVGLIDEGILLYEKIESAIIPPKKSASRKRHHTIE from the coding sequence TTGGATTCTACTGTTGTACAAGCCCTCAGCTCCTTTGCTGCTTCCTATTCAGTTGTCGGCTGGATTAGCATTTTTCTAGCTAAATATGCAGAATACCTCTTTTACCTGAGCATCCCCGTTTATTGGTTTTTTGGAAATCGTAAAAACAAACGAATGATTATCCAAACAACCATTGTCTGTTGTATTTCCATGGGAATAAGCTGGGTGCTGGGACATCTCATCTATCGTGAGCGACCGTTCGTTACGCTGCCACTGACACCATTGGTACCGCATGATGCAAATGCTTCTTTTCCAAGCGACCATGCGACAGCGGCACTAGCTATCGCAGCTACCTACTGGTATTATATCAAACCAAAGGGGAAACGCTTCTGGATGGTTCTTGCGGTTGGTGTATCCCTTTCCCGCGTGTTCATTGGTGTGCATTATCTAACAGACGTTTTGTCCGGTATGGTGCTTGGGATGAGTTGTGCTTATGCTATTCATAGCTTACTTCCAAGATTCCCTCGTGTTGTAGGCTTAATTGATGAGGGTATTCTTTTGTATGAAAAAATCGAGAGTGCCATCATACCGCCTAAAAAATCAGCTTCACGCAAAAGACATCACACGATTGAATAA